One part of the Rhizophagus irregularis chromosome 25, complete sequence genome encodes these proteins:
- a CDS encoding uncharacterized protein (SECRETED:cutsite_SET-SS; SECRETED:prob_0.3014); SECRETED:SignalP(1-32) codes for MKKRTKDLSVLVKSIFPLLSVLLILLIDYSETSSFEIIRKYSILILCGTLEHLKAKCDFISFGFSRFHDCLQNLHTAPLCVSFGISTISK; via the coding sequence ATGAAAAAACGAACTAAAGATTTATCAGTTcttgtaaaatcaatatttccactattatctgttttattaattttactaatagatTATTCAGAAACTTCTTCATTTGAAATCATACGTAAATATTCCATTTTAATATTGTGTGGAACTTTGGAACATCTTAAAGCTAAATGTGATTTCATTTCATTTGGCTTTTCACGTTTTCATGATtgtttacaaaatttacatacTGCTCCTTTATGTGTATCATTTGGAATATCTACAATATCAAAGTAA